The sequence CGGGAGGAACACCGCATCCCGAACCACCTGGCGCGCCTGGGGCTGGGAGCGAAGGATGTGGACGTGATCTTCATCGGCCACCTGCACTTCGACCACGCGGGTGGCTTGAAGGAGCTCAAACGCTGCGGCTGCGGCGCCGAGGTCCACCTGCAGCGCGACGAGTGGAATGCCGCCTGCAGCGGACTGGACGGCGCGGTGTTCGAAGACGACCTGCTCGACGACGAGGGACGGGCCCTCCCGTTCTGCCTGAAGCACGGCGAGTACAGCGTGTTGCCCGGCGTGCACGCCGTGGCCACGCCCGGCCACACCGCCGGCCACATGTCGATGCTGATCGAACTGCCCACCGGTGCGCCGGTGCTGCTGGCCGGCGACGCGGCCGACCTGCAGGAAAACATCGACGACGAGGTGGCACCCGGCACGCTGTGGCAGGGCCGCGAGCAGCAGGCTGTGGAGAGCATTCGCAAACTCAAGGCACTCGCCTTTGATACCGGCGCGCAGCTCTGGCCCAACCACGACATGGCCTTCTACCGACAGCTGCCCGTCTTCCCGAACGCCGTCACATGACCATCCCCGATCGTTATCACGGCGTGTGGCAGCGCACCCTGCTGGAAACGCCCACCGAGCGCGACACCACCACCTGGGTGCGCTGGCTGCAGGCAGGCCTGTGGCACGGTGACCTGCGCGTGCCCGCCACGGCCAACCGCGCCACCTCGGCCGGCCGCGCCCAACTGCAGGGCTTCGGCGGCACCACGCTCATCACGCAGCCCGACCCGCACCAACCCGACGTCTGCACCTGGCAGCGGCACATCGACCTGCAGCCGCCGCGCAGCACACCCGACGCGGGCCACATGGTGTTCGAGTCAGCCGACTGTGTGCACGAGACCGGCATCCACGGCACCTACTTCGAAGTGTGGGAACGCCTGCCGGGCTCGCTGGGCAAACGCATCGCACTGGCCGCGCTCGACGACACCGGCGCACCCACGGCGGAGCGCCTGCTGGTGGCCGGGCGGTACCTCATGCACCTGCGCCCGCGCAGCACCGCCTGGCCGGCCGACACCGCGCCCGACGACACCCTGGCCGAGGTGGTGGCGCGCCACCCGCAAGCAGCCGAGGACCTGCTGGACTTCGACATCGGCTTCGGCACGCTGGAACACGGCGTGTGGACCATCGAGCGCGCCACTGTGCCCGAACGGGAAGGCCGCGCGCACACCTGTGCCCTGCAGCGCACGAGCCAGTCGGAGGCCACGGTGAAGAGCCCTCTTCTGCCGGTGCATTGGCAGGTGCTGGAGTGGCACGCACCCGACTGAAGCGTGCCCACGCACCGCTGCCGTGCACCCGACGGCACATGCACCGGCTTCGCAGCGGGTGGTGGGGACGCGTCTGCACAACCGGACCTCCTCGGCTTTTGGATGGGCATGCAACTTGCGCTGAAGGTGAAGCGATTCACCCCACGTCCCTTCCACTCCCAGGAGCTTCACCATGCCAGCCACCCTCCCGTTCTCCCGCCGCGGCGTGCTCGCCGCCCTGCTGCTGCCGCTCGCACTGTGGGCCACCACCGCACACGCCGCCAACCTCGACGAGATCAAGAAGCGCGGCTACATGACCGTGGTCACCGAAGACGACTTCCGCCCGTTTGAATTTGTCAAGGACGGCAAGCCCACCGGGTTCAACAACGAGATGGTGGATGCGCTGCGCAAGTACGCGCCGTTTGAAATCCGCCAGGAGATCCTGCCCTGGCCCGGCATCCTCGCGGGCGTGGCGACCGGCAAGTACGACATCGCCATCACCGCCGTGCTCATGACCAAGGAACGCACGCTCTCGCTGGACTTCACCAGCCCCATTGCCGATGCCACGCACTACTACGTCAAGCGCAAGGACGACAGCAGCATCAAGAGCATCAAGGACCTCAACGGCAAGACCGTGGGCGTGCAGACCGGCAGCGCGTTCCTGAGCCGCCTGCCCGAGCTCCAGGCCATGCTGGCCAAGGAGGGCGGCAAGCTCGGCAAGGTCGTGGAGTACGCGTCCTACCCCGAGGCCTACCAGGACCTCGCGCTCAAGCGCACCGACTTCGTGGTCAACACCGTCATCAACCTCAAGGCGCTGGTGGCGGAGCGTCCGAACGTGTTCGAACTCGGTCAGCCGGTCTCGGGCAGCTCGTACCCCGCCTGGGCGGTGAAGAAGGGCAACACCGATCTGCAGAAGTTCATGAACGAATTCATTGCCGCGCAGAAGGCCAACGGAGTCATGCCGGCGCTGCAGAAGAAGTGGTTCGGTGAAGCGTTCACGCTGCCGGTGAGCTACACGCCCGAGCAGTGAAGCCTTTCAGCGCATGACCCACGCCGATGTCCTGTCGATCTTCAGCGGCGCGCTGACCACGCTGCTGCTGTCCATCGCCGGCATCGCGCTGGGCCTTCCGTTCGGTCTGGGCCTGGCACTGGCGCGCTGGGCCAAGGTGCCGCTGCTCAACCCCGTGGTGGCGGTGTACGTGAGCCTGCTGCGCGCCACGCCGCTCATCACGCTGGTGCTGCTGATCTTTTTTGCCTTGCCCACGGCGGGTGTGTCGGTGGGCCCGGTGACCGCCGGGCTGATCGCGCTCGTGCTCAACACCGCCGCCTTCAACTGCGAGGTGTGGCGCGCCGCCCTGCTCGACCTGCCCAGAGACCAGATCGAAGCGGCGCAATCGGTCGGCATGGGCCGGGTGCTGCGCTTTCGGCGCATCGTGCTGCCGCAGGTGTGGCGCACGGCGCTGCCCGGACTCATCAACGAGATGTCGCAGCTGGTCAAACTCACCCCCGTGCTCGCGGTGGTGGGCGTGGTCGACATCACACGCGCGGCCGTGCGCATCGGCGCGCAGACCTACGAACCGCTGCCACCCTTTCTGGTGGCTCTGGCCATCTACATCCCCATCGTCTATGCGCTGGTGAGCGTGCAGCGCTGGGTGGAGCGGCGCACCGTGCAGCGCGAGGCCACCGCATGATGCGCGACTTCGCCACCGTGTGGTCGGAGCGCGGCTTGCTGTTCTCGGGCCTGGGCAACACCGTGCTGCTCTCGGTGCTGGCGGGTGTGGCGGCGCTGCTGCTCGGTGCCTTGTTGTCGATGCTTCTCATGTCGCCGAAGCGCATGCTGTTGTTGCCGGCCAAGGCGCTGGTGGACCTGGCGCGCTGCACACCGTTTCTGCTGTTCGCCTACATCGTCTACTACGGCCTGCCGTCGCTGGGTCTGCAGTTCGACGCCTGGAGCGCGGGCCTGTTCGCCCTCACCGCGTACCACGCGGCCTACATGGCCGAGATCCTGCGCGCCGCCTGGGCGGCGCAGCCGCGCGCACCCATCGAAGCCGGCGTGGCGTTCGGCTACAGCGGCCTGGGCCTGTTCCGGCGCATCGTGCTGCCGCCGCTGGCGCTCTCGAGCGCGCCGGTGCTGGGCAACCAGCTGATCCAGATCATCAAGGACAGCGCCTTCCTCACCATCATCACGCTGCCCGAACTCACCCACGCGGTGAGCTCCATCCAGTCGCGCCACTTCATCCCGTTCGCCGCCTTCCTCACCGCCGTGCTGCTCTACTGGGCGCTTTGCCTGGTGGTGGAGGCCGGCGTGGCCGCCGTGGGGCGTTTGGCCGAAGCGCGGCGCTGACCTCCCAACCGAGCCCACCATGCCCACACGCATCCCCCTCCTCAGTGTCCAGTCGCTGCGCAAAAGCTACGGCAACCTGCGTGTGCTCGACGACATCTCGTTCACCGTGGCGCCGGGCGAAACGGTGTGCCTGCTCGGGCCTTCGGGCTCGGGCAAGTCCACGCTGCTTCGCTGCATCAACTGGCTGGAGCGCCCCGACAGCGGCCGCATCCTCATCGACAGCCAACCCATCGGAGTCACCAGTGGCGGCGTGGTCATGAACGACCAGCAGCTCGCGCAGGTGCGCACGCGCATCGGCATGGTGTTCCAGCAGCTCGCGCTGTGGCCCCACCTCACCGTGTTGCAAAACGTGATGGAGGCACCGGTGCATGTGCAACGCCGACCCAGGGACGACGTGCGCGCCGAGGCCGAAGCGCTGCTGACGCGCGTGGGACTGTTCGACAAACGCGATGTGTTCCCCGCGCGCCTGTCGGGTGGTCAGAAGCAGCGTGTGGGCATTGCGCGCGCGCTGGCCATGAAGCCCGCGCTCATGCTGTTCGACGAGCCCACCAGCGCGCTCGACCCCGAACTGGTGGGGGAGGTGCTGGCCGTGATGCGCGACCTGGCCGCCGAGGGCATGACCATGCTGGTGGTGACCCACGAAATGGCCTTCGCCCGCGAGGCGGCCCACCGCGTGGTGTTCATGGACCACGGCGTGGTGGTGGAGACGGGCTCGCCCGAGGCTTTTTTCAATGCGCCGTCCACCGAACGGGGACGGCAGTTCCTGCAACGTTTCTCGAACGGGCGGGCCGCTCTGGCCGCCTGATGCGTTTCAGCGCTTGGGCATGCCGGGACCCTGGCCCCCACCCGGTCCCATGCCGCCGCGCACCGGCGGCAACTCGGGCAGCGTGGCACCACGCTCCTTCGCCCGCGCCTGCATCTGCTCATGGTGTTGCACGCGGAGCTGCTCACGTTCTTCCAGTGTGCGGGCCGCGCGCATCCGGTCGCGGTATTCCAGCCGCTCCTGCTGGGTCATGAGTTGTGCGCCATAAATCGGCGCCTCATCCGCAGCCAGAGGGCCGGGAACCGCCGGTTGCGCCATGGCAACTCCCGAGATGGCGGTGAAAAACAACGCTGCGGCAAGCATTCCGGGTTTCATGAAGGGCTCCATCAAGGTGTGAAGTCCCATGGCACAGGCCATGGGACAGGGCCGCCCATGGTGTCCTGAGCGGTGCCAGTTCCCGTTGATCGCGCTCAACCCGAAGCCGATCACAACGCCGGGTGTCGACGGACACCCCGGTTGCCGTGTCAAATGGCAGCGGCACCCGAACGGGCATTGCACGCCCAGCACCCTCCATGGAGCACCCCATGCCCGATGTCCAACCCCACACCCGCGAAGCCGGTGCCGGCCCGACCGTGATCTGCCTGCACTCCAACGCGAGCCACGGCGGCCAGTGGCGTGCCCTCATGGCGCGGCTGGCTCCGCGCCACCGCGTGTTGGTGCCCGATTCCTATGGCTCGGGTGCCAGCCCCGAGTGGCCGTCAGACCGCCGCATCGCACTGGCCGACGAAGTGGCGTTCCTCGACCCGGTGCTGGCCCGGGCCGGCGATGCCTTCAGCCTCGTGGGCCATTCGTATGGGGCGGCGGTCGCGCTGATCGCGGCGCTGCAGCATCCGCAGCGCGTGCGTGCGCTGGTGTTGTACGAGCCCACGCTGTTCTCGCTGATCGAAGCCGACGGCCCGTCGCCCAACGAAGCCGACGGCATCCGCAACGCCGTCGCCGCCGCGGCGGCGGCGCTGGATGCGGGCGACAAGCCGCTGGCCGCCCAATGTTTCATTGACTACTGGATGGGCCCGGGCAGCTGGGACGCCACGCCACCCGAGCGCCAACCCGCGATTTCGAACTCGACGGCGAACGTGCGCCGCTGGGCCCACGCCCTGATGACCGAGCCCACACCCCTGGCCCGTTTTGCCGACATCGAGATTCCGGTGCTGCTCATGACGGGCGCTCGCTCCACAGTGTCGGCCCACGGCGTCGCCCGGCGTTTGCTGGGTGTTCTGCCTCGCGCCGAGCATGTGGTGTTCGAGCAGCTTGGCCACATGGGACCGATCACGCATCCGGAGCCTGTGAACGAAGCGATCGACGTGTTTCTGCAGCGCCACACCTGAACGCGCGAGACGGCGGGCGGTTCAGCCGCGCAGCCATACTTCAGCACCTCAGGCTCGCCACGCACACCCATGCCGCTCTTCGCCGCCACGGTCTTTCTCTCCGCCTTCCTGCTGTTCCAGATCCAGCCCGTCGTGGCCAAGATGATCCTGCCGTGGTTCGGCGGCTCGTCGTCGGTGTGGACGCTGTGCATGGTGTTCTTCCAGGTGGAGCTGCTGCTGGGCTACGCCTACGTGCACCTGCTGCACGAAAAGATCAGCGCCGGGCGCCAGCCCTGGGTGCACGGCGCGCTGCTGCTGCTGAGCCTGGCCACGCTGCCGGTGGTGGCCGACCCGTCGTGGAAGCTCGATGCCCAGGCCTACCCGACCTGGAGCGTGCTCGGCGTGCTGGCCACCACGGTGGGCGTGCCCTACCTGCTGCTCTCGACCACCGGCCCGCTCATGCAGGCCTGGTACGCGCGCAGCTTTGTGAGCCAGGGTGTGCAGCCCTACCGGCTGTATGCGCTGTCCAACCTGGCGTCGATGCTGGCGCTGCTCTCGTACCCGGTGCTGGTGGAGCCGATGCTGGCGGTGAAGCCGCAGGCCTGGGTGTGGTCGACCGGCTACGCGCTGTTTGTGCTGGTGTGCGTGGCCACCGCGGCCTACACCGTGCGGCGGCAGAACGACGCGGCCACCGCCGCCCCGCCGCTGGACGACACACCCCGCCCCGGCTGGCGCGAGTGCCTCATGTGGGTGGGCCTGGCAGCCACCGCTTCGATGCTGCTGCTGGCCATCACGCGCCACCTCACACAAGACGTGGCGCCCGTGCCCTTTCTCTGGGTGCTGCCGCTGGCGTTGTACCTGCTGAGCTTCATCCTGTGTTTCGACGCACCGCGCTATTACGTG is a genomic window of Hydrogenophaga sp. RAC07 containing:
- a CDS encoding N-acyl homoserine lactonase family protein, whose protein sequence is MTQALRLWPLLTATHRYDKTISTFNRGHGQTIEAPILAYLIETKNGRILYDVGCDHAKIHTPTLRDRYYNPATFEMGAPDMREEHRIPNHLARLGLGAKDVDVIFIGHLHFDHAGGLKELKRCGCGAEVHLQRDEWNAACSGLDGAVFEDDLLDDEGRALPFCLKHGEYSVLPGVHAVATPGHTAGHMSMLIELPTGAPVLLAGDAADLQENIDDEVAPGTLWQGREQQAVESIRKLKALAFDTGAQLWPNHDMAFYRQLPVFPNAVT
- a CDS encoding transporter substrate-binding domain-containing protein, which produces MPATLPFSRRGVLAALLLPLALWATTAHAANLDEIKKRGYMTVVTEDDFRPFEFVKDGKPTGFNNEMVDALRKYAPFEIRQEILPWPGILAGVATGKYDIAITAVLMTKERTLSLDFTSPIADATHYYVKRKDDSSIKSIKDLNGKTVGVQTGSAFLSRLPELQAMLAKEGGKLGKVVEYASYPEAYQDLALKRTDFVVNTVINLKALVAERPNVFELGQPVSGSSYPAWAVKKGNTDLQKFMNEFIAAQKANGVMPALQKKWFGEAFTLPVSYTPEQ
- a CDS encoding amino acid ABC transporter permease, which translates into the protein MTHADVLSIFSGALTTLLLSIAGIALGLPFGLGLALARWAKVPLLNPVVAVYVSLLRATPLITLVLLIFFALPTAGVSVGPVTAGLIALVLNTAAFNCEVWRAALLDLPRDQIEAAQSVGMGRVLRFRRIVLPQVWRTALPGLINEMSQLVKLTPVLAVVGVVDITRAAVRIGAQTYEPLPPFLVALAIYIPIVYALVSVQRWVERRTVQREATA
- a CDS encoding amino acid ABC transporter permease, which codes for MMRDFATVWSERGLLFSGLGNTVLLSVLAGVAALLLGALLSMLLMSPKRMLLLPAKALVDLARCTPFLLFAYIVYYGLPSLGLQFDAWSAGLFALTAYHAAYMAEILRAAWAAQPRAPIEAGVAFGYSGLGLFRRIVLPPLALSSAPVLGNQLIQIIKDSAFLTIITLPELTHAVSSIQSRHFIPFAAFLTAVLLYWALCLVVEAGVAAVGRLAEARR
- a CDS encoding amino acid ABC transporter ATP-binding protein, which translates into the protein MPTRIPLLSVQSLRKSYGNLRVLDDISFTVAPGETVCLLGPSGSGKSTLLRCINWLERPDSGRILIDSQPIGVTSGGVVMNDQQLAQVRTRIGMVFQQLALWPHLTVLQNVMEAPVHVQRRPRDDVRAEAEALLTRVGLFDKRDVFPARLSGGQKQRVGIARALAMKPALMLFDEPTSALDPELVGEVLAVMRDLAAEGMTMLVVTHEMAFAREAAHRVVFMDHGVVVETGSPEAFFNAPSTERGRQFLQRFSNGRAALAA
- a CDS encoding alpha/beta fold hydrolase, which codes for MPDVQPHTREAGAGPTVICLHSNASHGGQWRALMARLAPRHRVLVPDSYGSGASPEWPSDRRIALADEVAFLDPVLARAGDAFSLVGHSYGAAVALIAALQHPQRVRALVLYEPTLFSLIEADGPSPNEADGIRNAVAAAAAALDAGDKPLAAQCFIDYWMGPGSWDATPPERQPAISNSTANVRRWAHALMTEPTPLARFADIEIPVLLMTGARSTVSAHGVARRLLGVLPRAEHVVFEQLGHMGPITHPEPVNEAIDVFLQRHT